Proteins from a single region of Phycisphaeraceae bacterium D3-23:
- a CDS encoding prepilin-type N-terminal cleavage/methylation domain-containing protein: protein MPTPRPTTRRRTAGFSLIELVIVVVIIGIIGAIAIPRLSRGADGANHSKLKQDLAVMNKALDLYAAEHGGRFPDAAKIANQFTQYTDLAGNTSATRDAAHSLGPYLRKVPPAPGGPNAGETGIAASHGAGVGWIYNATDGRIYLNRGVVVNEEEEDTALGRLLDAIGL from the coding sequence ATGCCCACGCCGCGACCCACAACCCGACGCCGGACCGCCGGATTCAGCCTGATCGAGTTGGTGATCGTCGTGGTCATCATCGGCATCATCGGGGCGATCGCGATCCCCCGGCTCAGCCGAGGCGCGGACGGGGCGAACCACTCCAAGCTCAAGCAGGACCTGGCGGTGATGAACAAGGCGCTCGACCTGTACGCGGCCGAGCACGGCGGGCGGTTCCCCGACGCCGCGAAGATCGCGAACCAGTTCACGCAGTACACGGACCTCGCCGGCAACACCTCGGCGACGCGCGACGCGGCCCACTCCCTGGGCCCGTACCTGCGCAAGGTCCCGCCCGCGCCCGGCGGGCCCAACGCCGGGGAGACGGGGATCGCCGCGAGCCACGGCGCGGGGGTCGGCTGGATCTACAACGCGACGGACGGGCGGATCTACCTGAACCGCGGTGTGGTCGTGAATGAAGAGGAAGAGGACACCGCGCTGGGCCGGTTGCTTGACGCGATCGGGCTGTAG
- a CDS encoding ATPase, T2SS/T4P/T4SS family produces MKLRAPQKRLGELLIDAGLLTDEQLAQALTMQKRAGAMLGSVLIDEGMVTGSALVNVLAEQLGIRGVTLRPGLIDTTLLKEIGQEEAMRLKAVPMFRVRETMTVAMAQPQSLPTIDRLRQLTGCKVHPVLALPQNIENFIERNAGENLDVDDFLAKLNQSNEVEVIEREDSNDEAAANLDRLIEGSPIVNLVNIALLQAVKDGASDIHIEPERKGTRIRYRIDGSMRELMKPPPGMHAAIVSRVKVVGKMDISEKRLPQEGRVRIVAEGRDVDLRVSSIPTLLGEKLVIRLLDKSNLNVRMEQLGFRAEALGTFKHMLAQPNGLVLVTGPTGSGKTTTLYSALDLLRSPEINLVTVEDPVEYQMDLINQIHVNDSVGMTFARALRSILRQDPDIIMVGEIRDEETARVAVQAALTGHLVLATLHTNDAPGAVSRLLDMGIEPYLLSGALVGVVAQRLARKVCTDCQTKYYPDQEILEEAGLTDKTGRAFRKGAGCRTCHDTGFRGRVGVYEVMEVTSPIRRLIHKAAASHELRDKARAGGATTLHEEGIALALSGATSLEEIIRVTRCEDVAEEEVVETAPKAVSTADNPQRDAA; encoded by the coding sequence TTGAAGCTTCGGGCTCCGCAAAAACGGCTGGGTGAACTGTTGATCGACGCCGGGCTGCTCACCGACGAGCAGCTCGCGCAGGCGCTGACGATGCAGAAGCGCGCGGGCGCGATGCTCGGCTCGGTCCTCATCGACGAGGGCATGGTCACGGGCTCCGCCCTGGTGAATGTGCTCGCCGAGCAGCTGGGTATCCGCGGCGTTACGCTGCGCCCGGGCCTGATCGACACGACGCTGCTCAAGGAGATCGGGCAGGAAGAGGCGATGCGCCTCAAGGCCGTGCCGATGTTCCGGGTCCGCGAGACGATGACGGTCGCGATGGCGCAGCCGCAGTCGCTGCCGACGATCGACCGGCTGCGTCAGCTGACGGGCTGCAAGGTCCACCCGGTCCTCGCGCTGCCGCAGAACATCGAGAACTTCATTGAGCGCAACGCCGGCGAAAACCTCGACGTCGATGACTTCCTCGCGAAGCTGAACCAGTCCAACGAAGTCGAAGTCATCGAGCGCGAGGACAGCAACGACGAAGCGGCGGCGAACCTCGACCGTCTGATCGAGGGCAGCCCGATCGTCAACCTCGTCAATATCGCGCTGCTGCAGGCGGTCAAGGACGGCGCGAGCGATATCCACATCGAGCCCGAGCGCAAGGGCACACGCATCCGCTACCGGATCGACGGGTCGATGCGCGAGCTGATGAAGCCCCCGCCCGGGATGCACGCGGCGATCGTGTCGCGTGTCAAGGTGGTCGGGAAGATGGACATCTCCGAGAAGCGGCTGCCCCAGGAAGGCCGGGTGCGCATCGTCGCGGAGGGGCGCGATGTCGACCTGCGTGTGTCGTCGATCCCGACGCTGCTGGGCGAGAAGCTTGTGATCCGCCTGCTGGATAAATCAAACTTGAATGTCCGGATGGAGCAGCTCGGCTTCCGCGCCGAAGCGCTGGGCACGTTCAAGCACATGCTGGCCCAGCCCAACGGCCTCGTCCTCGTCACTGGCCCAACGGGCAGCGGCAAGACGACGACGCTCTACTCCGCGCTCGACCTGCTACGCAGCCCAGAGATCAACCTCGTCACCGTCGAAGACCCGGTCGAGTATCAGATGGACCTGATCAACCAGATCCATGTCAACGACTCGGTAGGGATGACGTTCGCACGGGCGCTGCGCTCGATCCTCCGCCAGGACCCCGACATCATCATGGTCGGCGAGATCAGAGACGAAGAGACCGCGCGCGTCGCGGTGCAGGCCGCGCTCACGGGCCACCTCGTGCTCGCCACGCTGCACACCAACGACGCGCCGGGCGCTGTGTCGCGATTGCTCGACATGGGCATTGAGCCGTACCTGCTGTCGGGTGCGCTGGTGGGTGTGGTCGCACAGCGGTTGGCTCGCAAGGTGTGTACCGATTGTCAGACGAAGTACTACCCCGACCAAGAGATCTTGGAAGAGGCGGGCCTGACGGATAAGACCGGCCGCGCGTTCCGCAAGGGCGCGGGGTGCCGTACATGCCACGACACAGGTTTCCGCGGCCGGGTGGGTGTGTATGAGGTGATGGAAGTGACGTCGCCGATCCGTCGGCTGATCCACAAGGCCGCGGCTTCGCACGAGCTGCGAGACAAGGCCCGCGCGGGCGGCGCAACGACATTGCATGAAGAAGGCATCGCGCTCGCGCTATCGGGCGCGACCTCGCTCGAAGAGATCATCCGGGTGACGCGCTGCGAAGACGTCGCTGAAGAAGAAGTCGTGGAGACAGCCCCCAAAGCTGTAAGCACAGCGGATAACCCGCAGAGGGATGCGGCATGA
- a CDS encoding type II secretion system F family protein, translated as MKLAYQAVNQSGTPVSAVLEAGSIEEASDALRAKGLFVTEILPESEAGPAAKSASGSPGWSGSKTKKLRHVAMFSRQLQVLVATGTPLADAIAALQRQTRDAVFSQVIADIQARVEEGAALSDALMLHPEYFDQVYRNVVLAGESSGSLDTMLDRLASLSRKQAQLRTQLVGAMVYPAVLIFISIAVTVIMLTLVMPRFTGLFETLDTPLPATTKGLMWVSGLLRAYWWAGLIALAAGIFGTMAWSKTPAGKAKIDLAMVRLPKVSQLTRSFATAKIARLMGVLVECNVSLLEAIELSRYATGNTVYTKLMEDAQETVVRGELASSAFSDDTLIDPAFYEAVRNGEQSGKLGPLLLTIADFLDEDNEVRLRSATGLIEPLILVVLGVVVGGIAISMFLPLFDLTSSAGGG; from the coding sequence ATGAAGTTGGCGTACCAAGCGGTCAATCAGTCCGGTACCCCGGTAAGCGCGGTTCTCGAAGCGGGGAGCATCGAGGAGGCGTCGGACGCACTGCGCGCTAAAGGCTTGTTCGTGACCGAGATCCTGCCCGAGAGCGAGGCGGGGCCCGCGGCGAAGTCGGCTTCGGGTAGTCCCGGCTGGTCGGGGAGTAAGACCAAGAAGCTTCGTCACGTGGCGATGTTCTCGCGTCAGCTTCAGGTGCTTGTCGCGACGGGTACGCCGCTTGCCGACGCGATCGCCGCGCTGCAGCGGCAGACGCGCGACGCAGTGTTTTCTCAGGTGATCGCCGACATCCAGGCACGGGTCGAAGAAGGCGCGGCCCTCAGCGATGCGCTCATGCTTCACCCCGAATACTTCGACCAGGTCTACCGAAATGTCGTACTTGCAGGCGAGTCCTCAGGATCGCTGGACACGATGCTCGACCGCCTGGCATCTCTGAGTCGTAAACAGGCGCAGCTCCGCACGCAACTGGTCGGCGCGATGGTGTACCCCGCGGTTTTGATCTTCATCTCGATCGCGGTGACGGTCATCATGCTAACCCTCGTGATGCCACGGTTCACCGGCCTGTTCGAGACGCTCGACACCCCGCTGCCCGCGACCACCAAGGGGTTGATGTGGGTTTCGGGGCTACTGCGCGCGTATTGGTGGGCGGGGCTGATCGCTCTGGCGGCCGGCATCTTCGGCACGATGGCGTGGTCGAAAACACCTGCGGGCAAAGCGAAAATCGACTTAGCGATGGTCCGCCTGCCCAAAGTCTCCCAGCTAACCCGCTCGTTCGCGACCGCGAAGATTGCGCGGCTGATGGGCGTGCTGGTCGAGTGCAACGTGTCACTGCTCGAGGCGATCGAGCTCTCGCGCTACGCCACGGGGAACACCGTCTATACCAAGCTGATGGAAGATGCGCAGGAAACCGTGGTGCGCGGCGAGCTTGCAAGCTCAGCGTTCAGCGACGATACCCTCATCGACCCGGCCTTCTACGAAGCGGTAAGAAACGGCGAGCAGAGCGGTAAGCTCGGCCCGCTGCTGCTGACGATCGCCGACTTCCTGGATGAAGACAACGAGGTTCGGCTGCGCTCGGCCACGGGGCTGATCGAGCCGTTGATACTCGTCGTGCTTGGCGTGGTGGTCGGCGGGATCGCGATCAGCATGTTCCTGCCGCTCTTCGACCTGACTTCTAGCGCGGGGGGCGGCTAA
- a CDS encoding STAS domain-containing protein: MPALTEIKHGAVQVLRPEGPLVLEDADTLRSRALAAAGPALGRLAIDMVEAKYVDSNGLEALLDIADRLATCGQTLRLVNITPTVREVLAITGLAQKFEYFEDTNSAVRSFL; this comes from the coding sequence ATGCCTGCGCTGACGGAAATCAAACACGGCGCCGTTCAGGTGCTCCGCCCCGAAGGGCCTTTGGTCCTCGAGGATGCCGATACGCTGCGTAGCCGAGCGCTCGCCGCGGCGGGCCCGGCGCTTGGCCGGCTCGCGATCGATATGGTCGAGGCGAAGTATGTCGACAGCAACGGGCTGGAAGCCCTGCTCGATATTGCGGACCGTCTTGCCACCTGCGGGCAAACACTACGCCTGGTGAACATCACGCCGACGGTGCGCGAGGTGCTGGCGATCACCGGGCTCGCTCAGAAGTTCGAGTACTTCGAGGACACCAACAGCGCTGTGAGGAGTTTCCTTTGA
- the pilM gene encoding pilus assembly protein PilM, which produces MGLFYAKPGVIGLDIGSQCVKAAQLIRHSKGWSANALAAFKRREPGAALSTGEALGIADVLRRRGFVGDRVALCAPEDTVVRAVLDLPPENAQVPRERIVRVEIARTHRLSPDGFSCCWSQLPASAHNATPGQALCWALPYEKISPTLSALDRAGLQASGVEPNSAALARSCGAMLSDPSRISAIADLGASAARLVLLHQGRVVHERTLAEWSGDKIASVLSEKWSVPEPLASRAMERFGVDTGGATGLLASETAGTITGLLEEMVEQVTLSFSFVSHQYPEAELGPLLLTGGVAGMPGLAGLLAEGLELQVVPMSPAVLLAQCPEGRAATSSAMVSAVGLAMQEVGRHG; this is translated from the coding sequence ATGGGATTGTTCTACGCAAAGCCCGGCGTGATCGGGCTGGATATCGGCAGCCAATGTGTCAAGGCGGCGCAGCTGATCCGCCACAGCAAGGGCTGGTCGGCGAACGCGCTCGCGGCGTTCAAACGGCGCGAGCCTGGGGCGGCGCTATCGACCGGTGAGGCGCTGGGGATCGCGGATGTCCTGCGTCGCCGGGGCTTCGTCGGGGACCGTGTGGCGCTGTGCGCTCCCGAAGACACGGTGGTGCGTGCAGTGCTGGATCTGCCGCCTGAGAACGCGCAGGTCCCGCGGGAGCGGATCGTCCGGGTGGAGATCGCCCGGACGCACCGGCTTTCCCCGGATGGTTTTTCGTGCTGCTGGTCGCAGCTGCCCGCATCGGCGCATAACGCGACCCCGGGGCAGGCGTTGTGCTGGGCGCTGCCCTATGAAAAGATTTCGCCGACACTATCGGCGCTGGACCGGGCCGGCCTACAGGCGTCGGGGGTCGAGCCGAACTCGGCCGCCCTCGCGCGTAGCTGCGGGGCGATGCTGTCGGACCCGTCCCGTATCTCGGCGATCGCGGACCTGGGTGCTTCTGCGGCTCGGCTTGTGCTGCTTCACCAGGGCCGTGTGGTCCACGAACGCACGCTTGCGGAGTGGAGCGGTGACAAGATCGCCAGCGTGCTCAGCGAGAAGTGGTCCGTCCCGGAGCCCTTAGCGAGCCGCGCGATGGAGCGGTTCGGGGTGGATACCGGAGGCGCGACTGGGCTGCTCGCTTCGGAGACAGCCGGAACGATTACGGGCCTGCTCGAAGAGATGGTCGAACAGGTCACGCTTTCGTTTTCGTTTGTCAGCCACCAGTACCCCGAGGCCGAATTGGGGCCGCTGCTCTTGACAGGCGGGGTCGCGGGGATGCCTGGCTTGGCGGGTTTGCTAGCGGAAGGGTTGGAGCTGCAGGTCGTCCCGATGTCGCCTGCGGTGCTGCTCGCGCAGTGCCCGGAGGGTCGGGCCGCGACGTCGAGTGCGATGGTGTCGGCGGTGGGTCTTGCGATGCAGGAGGTGGGGCGTCATGGATAA
- a CDS encoding prepilin-type N-terminal cleavage/methylation domain-containing protein yields MEHTQYMLAARRAKRYAARRGFSLIELALVVALIAVLGAIAAPRFASASARQRADAAANRLEADLKLAQTTARATSADYTIRFMTKASYECIAADGTLERTVSLRNEPYGVTLNYVLDQTGNDLVFNGYGLPDGGGTITITGGDKTIVLEVNPITGEVSRP; encoded by the coding sequence ATGGAACACACACAGTACATGCTGGCTGCACGGCGGGCGAAGCGATACGCAGCGCGGCGCGGCTTCAGCTTGATCGAGCTGGCGCTGGTCGTCGCGCTGATCGCGGTCCTCGGCGCGATCGCCGCCCCGCGGTTTGCCAGCGCCTCGGCCCGGCAGCGCGCCGACGCCGCGGCGAATCGGCTCGAGGCCGACCTCAAGCTCGCCCAGACCACCGCCCGCGCGACCAGCGCCGACTACACCATCCGCTTCATGACCAAGGCCAGCTACGAGTGCATCGCCGCCGACGGCACGCTCGAGCGTACGGTGAGTCTCCGTAACGAACCCTACGGCGTGACACTCAACTACGTCCTCGACCAGACCGGCAACGACCTCGTGTTCAACGGCTACGGCCTGCCCGACGGCGGCGGGACCATCACCATCACAGGTGGCGACAAGACCATCGTCCTCGAAGTCAATCCCATCACCGGCGAGGTGAGCCGACCATGA